The proteins below are encoded in one region of Hordeum vulgare subsp. vulgare chromosome 3H, MorexV3_pseudomolecules_assembly, whole genome shotgun sequence:
- the LOC123444058 gene encoding peroxidase 19-like, translating to MTMGSSGGIRFRSLVLLLVAYLGGTRAREAPLPLPSASARTAGVANRRAPERHGLSLDFYGKTCPAVDHIVANVTTERFRDHPAAGPAVLRLFHHDCFVEGCDASILIAPAGKAAGEKVERDMEENRNLPQYGFETVEMAKAAVESKCPGVVSCADILALAARDAVQLAGGPYYAVKKGRKDSKVSLAGKVRGSLPHANSTVDELLRVFAAKGLGAADLVALSGAHTIGFAHCAHFLGRLYDFRGTRRPDPFMDARLVKALRMTCPYTGGSARAVVPFDVSTPFQFDHAYYANLQARLGVLGSDQALFLDARTRPLVLELGADKARFFRAFVASMDRMGSIRVKKGKKGEVRKICSHHL from the exons atgacAATGGGTTCCTCCGGAGGCATCCGCTTCCGCAGCCTTGTCTTGCTGCTCGTCGCGTACCTCGGCGGCACGCGCGCTCGGGAGGCGCCGCTGCCGTTGCCGTCTGCCAGTGCCAGGACCGCGGGAGTTGCCAACAGGCGGGCGCCGGAGCGGCACGGGCTGTCGCTGGACTTCTACGGCAAGACGTGCCCTGCGGTCGACCACATCGTCGCCAACGTGACCACCGAGCGGTTCCGCGACCACCCGGCTGCCGGGCCCGCCGTGCTCCGCCTCTTCCACCACGACTGCTTCGTGGAA GGCTGCGACGCGTCCATACTGATCGCGCCGGCAGGCAAGGCGGCAGGCGAGAAGGTGGAGAGGGACATGGAGGAGAACAGGAACCTGCCGCAGTACGGGTTCGAAACGGTGGAGATGGCCAAGGCCGCCGTGGAGAGCAAGTGCCCCGGCGTCGTCAGCTGCGCCGACATCCTCGCCCTCGCCGCCCGAGACGCCGTGCAGCTG GCAGGAGGGCCCTACTACGCGGTGAAGAAAGGAAGGAAAGACAGCAAGGTGTCCCTGGCTGGCAAGGTGCGCGGCAGCCTCCCCCACGCCAACTCCACGGTGGACGAGCTCCTCCGCGTGTTCGCAGCCAAGGGCCTGGGGGCCGCCGACCTGGTGGCACTGTCCGGCGCGCACACCATCGGCTTCGCGCACTGCGCCCATTTCCTGGGCCGCCTCTACGACTTCCGCGGCACCCGGCGGCCGGACCCCTTCATGGACGCGCGGCTCGTGAAGGCGCTGCGCATGACCTGCCCCTACACCGGCGGCAGCGCCCGCGCGGTGGTGCCGTTCGACGTGAGCACGCCCTTCCAGTTCGACCACGCCTACTACGCCAACCTGCAGGCCAGGCTGGGCGTCCTGGGCTCCGACCAGGCCCTGTTCCTGGACGCGCGGACCAGGCCGCTCGTGCTGGAGCTCGGCGCCGACAAGGCCCGCTTCTTCCGGGCCTTCGTCGCCAGCATGGACAGGATGGGCTCCATCCGGGtcaagaagggcaagaagggGGAGGTCAGGAAAATCTGTAGCCACCACCTGTAG